From a single Solanum dulcamara chromosome 4, daSolDulc1.2, whole genome shotgun sequence genomic region:
- the LOC129887234 gene encoding probable 1-deoxy-D-xylulose-5-phosphate synthase, chloroplastic, translated as MALCAYAFPGVLNRTTVVSDSSKTTPLFTEWIHGTDLQFLFQHKLTHEVKKRSRVIQASLSESGEYYTQRPPTPILDTINYPIHMKNLSLKELKQLADELRSDTIFNVSKTGGHLGSSLGVVELTVALHYVFNAPQDRILWDVGHQSYPHKILTGRREKMSTLRQTNGLAGFTKRSESEYDCFGTGHSSTTISAGLGMAVGRDLKGRNNNVIAVIGDGAMTAGQAYEAMNNAGYLDSDMIVILNDNRQVSLPTATLDGPVAPVGALSSALSRLQSNRPLRELREVAKGVTKQIGGPMHELAAKVDEYARGMISGSGSTLFEELGLYYIGPVDGHNIDDLIAILKEVRSTKTTGPVLIHVVTEKGRGYPYAERAADKYHGVAKFDPATGKQFKASAKTQSYTTYFAEALIAEAEADKDIVAIHAAMGGGTGMNLFHRRFPTRCFDVGIAEQHAVTFAAGLACEGIKPFCAIYSSFMQRAYDQVVHDVDLQKLPVRFAMDRAGLVGADGPTHCGAFDVTYMACLPNMVVMAPADEAELFHMVATAAAIDDRPSCFRYPRGNGIGVELPAGNKGIPIEVGKGRILIEGERVALLGYGSAVQNCLAAAAVLESRGLQVTVADARFCKPLDGTLIRSLAKSHEVLITVEEGSIGGFGSHVVQFMALDGLLDGKLKWRPIVLPDRYIDHGSPADQLAEAGLTPSHIAATVFNVLGQTREALEVMT; from the exons ATGGCTTTGTGTGCATATGCATTTCCTGGGGTTTTGAACAGGACAACAGTGGTTTCAGATTCTTCAAAGACAACCCCTTTATTCACTGAATGGATTCATGGAACAGATCTGCAGTTTCTGTTCCAACACAAGCTTACTCATGag GTCAAGAAAAGGTCACGTGTGATTCAGGCTTCCTTGTCAGAATCTGGAGAATACTACACACAGAGACCACCAACACCTATTTTGGACACTATCAACTATCCCATTCATATGAAAAATCTTTCTCTAAAG GAACTCAAGCAACTAGCAGATGAACTAAGATCAGATACTATTTTCAATGTATCAAAGACTGGGGGTCACCTTGGCTCAAGTCTTGGTGTTGTGGAGCTTACCGTTGCTCTTCATTATGTCTTCAATGCACCCCAGGATAGGATACTCTGGGATGTTGGTCATCAG TCTTATCCTCACAAAATCTTGACCGGTAGAAGGGAGAAGATGTCAACATTAAGACAAACAAATGGTCTTGCAGGATTTACTAAGAGGTCGGAGAGTGAATATGATTGCTTTGGAACTGGCCACAGTTCCACCACCATCTCAGCAGGCCTAG GGATGGCTGTTGGAAGAGATCTAAAAGGAAGAAACAACAATGTTATTGCCGTAATAGGTGATGGTGCCATGACAGCAGGTCAAGCTTATGAAGCCATGAATAATGCTGGTTACCTGGACTCTGACATGATTGTTATTTTAAACGACAATAGACAAGTTTCTTTACCTACTGCTACTCTGGATGGACCAGTTGCTCCTGTTGGAGCTCTAAGTAGTGCTTTGAGCAGGTTACAGTCTAATAGGCCTCTCAGAGAACTAAGAGAAGTCGCTAAG GGAGTTACTAAGCAGATTGGTGGACCTATGCATGAGCTTGCTGCAAAAGTTGATGAATATGCTCGTGGCATGATCAGTGGTTCTGGATCAACATTGTTTGAAGAACTTGGACTTTATTATATTGGTCCTGTGGATGGTCACAACATTGATGATCTTATTGCTATTCTCAAAGAGGTTAGAAGTACTAAAACTACAGGTCCAGTACTGATCCATGTTGTCACTGAGAAAGGCAGAGGTTATCCATATGCCGAGAGAGCTGCAGACAAGTATCATG GAGTTGCCAAGTTTGATCCAGCAACAGGAAAGCAATTCAAAGCCAGTGCCAAGACGCAATCCTATACAACATATTTTGCAGAGGCTTTAATTGCAGAAGCAGAAGCAGATAAAGACATTGTTGCAATCCATGCTGCCATGGGGGGTGGGACCGGAATGAACCTTTTCCACCGTCGCTTCCCAACACGGTGTTTTGATGTTGGAATAGCAGAACAACATGCAGTAACCTTTGCTGCTGGATTGGCTTGTGAAGGCATTAAGCCTTTCTGTGCAATTTATTCTTCTTTCATGCAGAGGGCTTATGACCAG GTAGTGCATGACGTTGATTTGCAAAAGCTGCCTGTGAGGTTTGCTATGGACAGAGCAGGTCTTGTTGGAGCAGATGGTCCTACACATTGTGGTGCATTTGATGTTACTTACATGGCATGTCTTCCTAACATGGTTGTAATGGCTCCTGCTGATGAAGCAGAGCTGTTTCACATGGTAGCAACTGCTGCCGCCATTGATGACAGACCAAGTTGTTTCAGATACCCAAGAGGAAATGGGATTGGTGTAGAGCTTCCAGCTGGAAACAAAGGAATTCCCATTGAG GTTGGTAAAGGTAGGATATTGATTGAAGGGGAGAGAGTGGCTCTACTGGGATATGGCTCAGCAGTGCAGAACTGTTTGGCTGCTGCTGCTGTGTTAGAGTCCCGCGGCTTACAAGTAACAGTTGCAGATGCACGTTTCTGCAAACCACTGGACGGTACTCTCATAAGGAGCCTTGCAAAATCGCACGAGGTACTGATCACTGTTGAAGAAGGATCAATTGGAGGTTTTGGATCGCATGTTGTGCAGTTTATGGCTTTAGATGGGCTTCTTGATGGAAAGTTGAAG TGGAGACCAATAGTTCTTCCTGATCGATACATTGACCATGGATCTCCTGCTGATCAGTTGGCGGAAGCTGGCCTAACACCATCTCACATTGCAGCAACAGTATTTAACGTACTTGGACAAACCAGAGAGGCTCTAGAGGTCATGACGTAA
- the LOC129884943 gene encoding peroxidase 24-like, translated as MRTHLALSCLVFLCLVLGGVAGGAGKVPRKNFYKRTSCPNAEQLIRDITWSKARNDATLGAKLLRVHYHDCFVRGCDASILLDKVGTDDSEKEARPNLSLGGFDVIDDIKRQVEAKCPGIVSCADILALAARDAVSFPFKTLMWEVETGRKDGNVSLASEVNGNLPSPFSDFATLKQIFANKRLNVDDLVALSGAHTIGVAHCGAFSRRLFNFTGKGDMDPSLNATYAESLKRSCTNLNNIVEMDPLSSTSFDSNYFNILLNQNKGLFQSDAALLTDTNSVNVVKKLQKNKDFFFEFARSMMKMGAIQVLTGNDGEIRKNCRVKN; from the exons atgagaacTCATTTAGCACTAAGTTGTCTTGTTTTTCTGTGTCTTGTTCTTGGTGGAGTTGCTGGGGGTGCAGGAAAGGTACCACGTAAGAACTTCTATAAGAGAACTAGTTGTCCAAATGCTGAACAACTTATTAGAGATATCACTTGGAGCAAAGCTAGAAATGACGCTACCTTGGGTGCTAAATTGCTTCGAGTCCACTACCATGATTGTTTCGTTAGG GGGTGTGACGCATCCATATTGCTGGATAAAGTGGGAACGGATGATTCTGAGAAGGAGGCTAGGCCAAATCTCTCTTTGGGTGGTTTCGATGTAATTGATGATATCAAGCGACAAGTTGAGGCTAAATGTCCTGGCATTGTTTCTTGTGCTGACATTTTAGCTTTAGCTGCTCGTGATGCTGTTTCTTTTCCC TTTAAAACTTTAATGTGGGAAGTGGAGACGGGAAGAAAAGATGGAAATGTTTCCCTTGCAAGTGAAGTGAACGGAAACTTACCTTCACCATTCTCAGATTTTGCAACCCTTAAGCAAATCTTTGCAAACAAACGCCTAAATGTGGATGATCTCGTTGCACTATCAG GTGCTCACACAATTGGTGTTGCTCATTGTGGAGCATTCTCAAGAAGACTCTTTAATTTCACTGGCAAAGGTGACATGGATCCATCTCTCAATGCTACTTATGCTGAATCTTTAAAGAGATCATGCACTAATCTAAATAACATTGTGGAAATGGACCCTTTGAGCTCAACTTCATTTGATAGCAATTATTTCAACATCCTTCTTAATCAGAACAAAGGATTGTTCCAATCTGATGCAGCCCTTCTCACTGACACAAACTCAGTAAATGTCGTCAAGAAAttgcaaaaaaataaagatttctTTTTTGAGTTTGCAAGATCCATGATGAAAATGGGAGCCATTCAAGTCCTTACCGGAAATGATGGAGAAATCAGGAAGAATTGTCGTGTCAAAAACTAA